The Chryseobacterium wanjuense genome includes a window with the following:
- a CDS encoding potassium-transporting ATPase subunit C encodes MKIYLISALRLSLVMLVVVALYLIFVFAGSKILPTQGNAEIINYNGQKFYANIGQNFTSPEYFHGRPSAVDYNAAGSAGSNKGPTNEEYLQTVQKRIDTLKIQNPEMENVKVPVELVTASGSGLDPDISPEGALYQAKRIAKERNLSLEKIENLIKNQTEKPLFGPAKVNVLKLNIVLNQIH; translated from the coding sequence ATGAAAATTTATCTTATTTCAGCATTGAGACTATCTCTTGTGATGCTGGTTGTGGTAGCTCTATATCTAATCTTCGTTTTTGCAGGTTCTAAAATTTTACCGACACAGGGAAACGCAGAGATTATCAATTATAACGGTCAGAAGTTTTACGCCAATATTGGTCAGAACTTTACCTCTCCTGAATATTTTCACGGCCGTCCGTCCGCAGTTGATTACAATGCAGCAGGAAGCGCGGGAAGCAATAAAGGGCCAACCAACGAAGAATATCTGCAAACGGTTCAGAAAAGAATTGATACTCTGAAAATACAAAACCCGGAAATGGAAAACGTAAAAGTTCCTGTAGAACTGGTAACGGCAAGCGGAAGCGGTCTTGATCCTGATATCTCTCCGGAAGGAGCTCTTTATCAAGCCAAAAGAATTGCCAAAGAAAGAAATCTTTCTCTTGAAAAAATTGAAAACCTTATTAAAAATCAAACGGAAAAACCACTTTTCGGCCCAGCTAAAGTCAATGTTTTGAAGTTGAATATTGTTTTAAATCAAATTCATTAA
- the kdpB gene encoding potassium-transporting ATPase subunit KdpB, whose translation MKNQSQTLFQKDLVSEAIRQSFVKLNPKIMFKNPVMFLVEIGTVVMFIVSLFSLTGDKSQGSFSYNFLVFIILFFTVLFANFAEAIAEARGKAQADTLRKTREETPAKVVVDNKQGFQVETVLKKSADMKLGDIFLCEAGDQIPMDGEIIEGLATIDESAITGESAPVIREAGGDKSSVTGGTKVLSDRIKVKVTTKPGESFLDKMIALVEGASRQKTPNEIALTILLAGFTLTFIIVTVTLKPFADYAQTPITIAAFISLFVCLIPTTIGGLLSAIGIAGMDRALRANVITKSGKAVETAGDIDVLLLDKTGTITIGNRKATQFHPSNNIQLDEFIKASALSSVADETPEGKSIIELSQLKSEDLLVPNPTYIDFTAETRTSGIDFENTRIRKGAYDTIKKLTEKAGNIFPQETQEAVTKIAENGGTPLVVSVNEKVWGVIELQDIIKTGIQERFQRLRKMGVKTVMVTGDNPLTAKFIAEKAGVDDFIAEAKPEDKMNYIKKEQQEGKLVAMMGDGTNDAPALAQADVGVAMNSGTQAAKEAGNMVDLDNDPTKLIEIVEIGKQLLMTRGTLTTFSIANDVAKYFAIIPALFITFIPALQKLNIMHLHSPESAILSAIIFNAIIIPFLIPLALKGVAYKPIGASALLRRNLLIYGLGGIIVPFIGIKLIDLVVSLFF comes from the coding sequence ATGAAAAATCAATCACAAACATTGTTTCAAAAAGATTTGGTCAGCGAAGCAATCAGACAGTCTTTCGTAAAACTGAATCCGAAAATCATGTTTAAAAATCCTGTTATGTTTCTGGTGGAAATCGGAACAGTGGTCATGTTCATCGTAAGCTTATTTAGCTTAACGGGTGACAAATCACAAGGCAGTTTTAGCTATAATTTTTTAGTATTTATCATCTTATTTTTCACCGTTTTATTTGCCAATTTCGCCGAAGCCATCGCCGAAGCAAGAGGAAAAGCTCAGGCAGACACCTTAAGAAAAACCCGTGAAGAAACTCCTGCTAAAGTGGTGGTTGACAACAAACAGGGATTTCAGGTGGAAACCGTTTTAAAAAAATCTGCCGATATGAAACTCGGAGATATTTTCCTTTGCGAAGCAGGTGACCAAATTCCGATGGATGGAGAAATTATTGAAGGTTTGGCAACCATTGACGAATCTGCCATCACCGGAGAAAGCGCACCTGTAATCCGTGAAGCGGGAGGTGATAAAAGTTCCGTAACAGGCGGTACAAAAGTACTTTCTGACCGAATCAAAGTGAAAGTAACCACCAAACCGGGAGAATCTTTCCTTGATAAAATGATTGCCCTTGTAGAAGGTGCTTCAAGACAAAAAACACCCAACGAAATCGCATTAACGATACTCTTAGCAGGATTTACCCTGACATTCATAATTGTTACAGTGACTTTAAAACCTTTTGCAGACTATGCGCAGACACCAATCACCATTGCGGCATTTATTTCACTTTTCGTTTGTTTGATTCCCACAACGATTGGCGGTCTGCTTTCTGCAATCGGAATCGCGGGAATGGACAGAGCACTGAGAGCCAACGTCATCACAAAAAGCGGTAAAGCCGTTGAAACTGCAGGAGACATTGATGTTTTACTTTTGGATAAAACAGGAACAATTACGATTGGAAACCGTAAGGCGACACAATTTCATCCTTCTAATAATATTCAGCTTGATGAATTTATTAAAGCTTCAGCATTAAGTTCTGTTGCTGATGAGACACCTGAAGGAAAATCAATTATAGAATTAAGCCAGTTAAAATCGGAAGATTTACTTGTTCCAAATCCAACTTACATCGATTTTACGGCCGAAACCAGAACTTCAGGGATCGATTTTGAAAATACAAGAATCCGAAAAGGAGCATACGATACAATAAAAAAGCTAACAGAAAAAGCCGGGAATATTTTCCCGCAGGAAACTCAGGAAGCCGTGACTAAAATTGCTGAAAACGGAGGAACTCCTTTGGTGGTTTCCGTGAATGAAAAGGTTTGGGGCGTGATTGAACTTCAGGACATCATCAAAACCGGAATTCAGGAACGTTTCCAACGATTGAGAAAAATGGGAGTGAAAACCGTAATGGTAACGGGCGACAATCCTTTAACCGCTAAATTTATTGCTGAAAAAGCCGGAGTGGATGATTTTATCGCAGAAGCCAAACCTGAAGACAAGATGAATTACATCAAAAAAGAACAGCAGGAAGGAAAACTGGTAGCGATGATGGGAGATGGAACGAATGATGCTCCCGCTCTGGCTCAAGCCGATGTCGGCGTTGCAATGAACAGCGGAACTCAGGCTGCCAAAGAAGCCGGAAATATGGTGGATCTGGATAATGACCCGACAAAACTGATTGAAATCGTAGAAATCGGAAAACAATTATTAATGACCCGCGGAACGCTGACCACCTTCAGTATTGCGAATGATGTTGCTAAATATTTTGCCATTATTCCGGCATTGTTTATCACATTCATTCCGGCGCTTCAAAAGCTGAATATTATGCATCTTCACAGTCCGGAATCAGCGATTTTATCGGCGATCATTTTTAATGCGATCATTATTCCTTTCCTGATTCCATTGGCTTTGAAAGGGGTTGCCTACAAACCGATCGGTGCAAGTGCATTGCTGAGAAGAAACCTTTTAATCTATGGTTTGGGCGGAATTATCGTGCCGTTCATCGGGATAAAATTAATTGATTTAGTAGTTAGTTTATTCTTTTAA